The following proteins are co-located in the Chryseobacterium daecheongense genome:
- a CDS encoding phosphoheptose isomerase: protein MELDYIEHVSPVLKDGVKNYLIDIDGTITDDVPNEEPERMVTCEPYPDALETINKWYDEGHQICFFTSRTENLKQITIDWLDKHGFKYHSVLCGKPRGGNYHWIDNHLVRATRYKGKFTDLVEKQVTIEVFKED from the coding sequence ATGGAGCTAGATTATATCGAACACGTGAGTCCAGTACTAAAGGACGGAGTAAAAAATTACTTAATAGATATTGACGGAACAATTACGGATGATGTTCCGAACGAAGAACCGGAGAGAATGGTTACCTGTGAGCCTTATCCCGATGCTTTAGAAACCATAAATAAATGGTATGATGAAGGACATCAGATATGCTTTTTTACTTCCCGCACTGAAAATTTAAAACAAATTACAATTGACTGGCTGGATAAACACGGATTCAAATACCATAGTGTTTTGTGTGGAAAACCAAGAGGAGGGAACTATCACTGGATTGATAACCACCTGGTGAGAGCGACAAGATACAAAGGGAAATTTACTGATCTGGTCGAAAAGCAAGTGACAATCGAAGTTTTCAAAGAAGATTAA
- a CDS encoding D-2-hydroxyacid dehydrogenase — translation MKVLANDGLDQSGIDALTEKGFEVITTKVPQEFLVDYINEHKIRTLLVRSATQVRKDIIDNCPSIEIIGRGGVGMDNIDVDYAREKGIHVINTPSASSESVAELVFAHLFSGARFLQDSNRKMPVVGDTEFAGLKKAYAKGIELRGKTIGIVGMGRIGQEVARIALGLGMRVVAADNNVGRASIKVRFYNNQFINVDIETEPLQDVLKHSDFITLHVPAQKDGYMIGKNEFEIMKDGVAIVNCSRGGVIDEVALIEALDSGKVKFAGLDVFINEPTPSKDILTHSKISLTPHTGASTLEAQDRIGLSLAEQISSILQIH, via the coding sequence ATGAAAGTTTTAGCAAATGACGGTCTGGATCAATCTGGAATTGATGCATTAACTGAAAAAGGGTTTGAAGTAATCACAACAAAAGTACCACAGGAATTTTTAGTAGATTACATTAATGAGCATAAGATCCGTACTTTACTGGTACGTAGTGCGACACAGGTAAGAAAGGATATTATTGATAACTGTCCATCCATTGAGATTATCGGAAGAGGAGGAGTTGGTATGGATAATATTGATGTAGATTATGCAAGGGAAAAGGGAATTCATGTAATCAATACACCATCTGCCTCTTCGGAGTCGGTTGCGGAATTGGTATTTGCCCACTTATTTTCAGGAGCACGATTTTTACAGGATTCGAACAGAAAGATGCCTGTAGTTGGAGATACTGAATTTGCAGGACTTAAAAAAGCATATGCTAAAGGAATAGAATTGCGAGGGAAAACCATCGGTATCGTTGGAATGGGAAGAATAGGACAAGAGGTTGCAAGGATTGCTTTAGGTCTTGGAATGAGAGTAGTTGCGGCTGATAATAATGTAGGCAGGGCAAGTATAAAAGTCAGGTTCTATAACAACCAGTTTATTAATGTGGATATTGAAACGGAACCGTTACAGGATGTTCTGAAGCATTCGGATTTTATTACCCTTCACGTACCGGCACAGAAAGACGGATATATGATCGGAAAAAATGAGTTTGAAATTATGAAAGACGGAGTAGCAATAGTGAACTGCTCGCGCGGAGGTGTTATTGATGAGGTGGCTTTAATTGAAGCCCTGGATTCCGGAAAAGTGAAGTTTGCAGGACTGGATGTTTTCATTAATGAGCCTACTCCTTCAAAAGACATTCTCACTCATTCTAAAATTTCCCTCACCCCTCATACAGGAGCTTCAACATTGGAAGCACAGGATAGAATTGGTCTTTCTTTAGCGGAGCAGATTTCAAGTATACTACAGATTCACTAA
- the mscL gene encoding large conductance mechanosensitive channel protein MscL, producing MGFLKEFKEFAVKGNVIDLAVGVIIGAAFGKIVSSFVEDVITPLLLNPALKAAGAENIKTLVWNGVTYGNFLAAVINFLCIAMVLFIMIKGINKVSKAKEVAPAGPTDDQKLLMEIRDLLKNKNNI from the coding sequence ATGGGATTTTTAAAGGAATTTAAAGAATTTGCAGTCAAAGGCAATGTCATTGATCTTGCAGTAGGGGTTATCATTGGTGCAGCTTTTGGTAAAATTGTTTCATCATTTGTAGAAGATGTTATTACTCCTCTTTTACTTAATCCGGCTCTAAAAGCTGCAGGGGCAGAAAATATCAAAACCCTGGTATGGAACGGCGTTACCTATGGTAATTTCCTGGCGGCAGTTATTAACTTCCTTTGTATAGCAATGGTTCTTTTTATAATGATTAAAGGAATTAACAAAGTATCAAAGGCAAAAGAGGTTGCTCCGGCTGGTCCTACAGATGATCAGAAATTATTGATGGAAATCAGAGATTTACTAAAAAACAAGAACAACATATAA
- a CDS encoding NAD(P)H-hydrate dehydratase — MKIFTKEQIRACDQFTISNDQISSIKLMERAAQSCVNWISEHCKNHKKFFVFCGVGNNGGDGFAIARLLHTEGFDVEVFVEDPKSKLSDDAEINFERVQGVSEIPVKRFSELDKDPLDDDTVIIDALFGTGLSRELEGAYKEIVDYLNTLKVVKISIDIPSGLFADTTSVAGSTIFKADYTLSFQFWKKSFLHPESGIFTGKVEILDINLSREYISNTETADFSVDEEWIKRIFRPRPDFSHKGLYGKVYIVAGSFGKMGAAVLSTKAALKTGAGLTFTVAPECGYNILQISCPEAMFIKSGDQVTSKIEIEDNSVFGIGPGIGADKETQKVLLQFLKEYAKPLILDADALNIISENEKNLKLIPKNSIITPHPKEFERLFGKSADSFERLKLARQKADEHQIYIVLKDHHTQIITPDGKVYYNTTGNSGLAKGGSGDVLTGILTSLLAQGYSEEDAAVFGVWLHGKAADYAAERYSKESMLPTDLINELGTVFEKINKKTAVKL; from the coding sequence ATGAAAATATTTACGAAGGAGCAAATAAGGGCGTGTGATCAGTTTACGATATCGAACGATCAAATTTCTTCAATTAAACTAATGGAGCGCGCAGCACAATCATGTGTAAACTGGATATCTGAACATTGTAAAAATCATAAGAAGTTTTTTGTTTTCTGTGGCGTTGGAAATAACGGAGGAGATGGATTTGCTATTGCACGGCTGCTCCATACCGAAGGTTTTGATGTAGAGGTATTTGTAGAGGATCCCAAATCGAAACTTTCTGATGATGCAGAGATCAATTTTGAAAGGGTACAAGGGGTTTCGGAAATTCCTGTTAAAAGATTCAGTGAGCTGGATAAGGACCCGCTGGATGATGATACTGTTATTATTGATGCCCTTTTCGGAACCGGATTATCGAGAGAACTTGAAGGAGCATACAAAGAAATAGTTGATTATTTAAACACTCTGAAGGTTGTTAAAATTTCTATTGATATTCCTTCCGGACTTTTTGCAGATACCACTTCTGTTGCAGGCTCTACTATTTTCAAGGCTGATTATACTCTGAGTTTTCAATTCTGGAAGAAGAGCTTTTTACATCCTGAAAGTGGTATATTTACAGGTAAGGTAGAGATTTTGGATATAAATCTTAGCAGAGAGTATATTTCAAATACTGAAACAGCTGATTTTTCAGTTGATGAAGAATGGATCAAAAGAATTTTTAGACCGAGACCGGACTTTTCTCATAAAGGATTGTATGGTAAAGTATATATTGTTGCAGGAAGCTTCGGTAAAATGGGAGCTGCTGTGCTATCCACAAAAGCTGCCTTAAAAACCGGAGCCGGTTTGACGTTTACGGTTGCTCCCGAATGTGGATATAATATTTTACAAATATCTTGTCCGGAAGCCATGTTTATAAAAAGTGGTGATCAGGTTACAAGTAAGATAGAGATTGAAGATAATTCTGTATTTGGTATAGGGCCGGGTATAGGAGCAGATAAGGAAACGCAAAAAGTCCTTCTGCAATTTTTAAAAGAATATGCGAAACCACTGATCCTGGATGCGGATGCTTTGAATATAATTTCGGAAAATGAAAAAAATCTGAAACTGATCCCGAAGAATTCAATCATTACTCCTCATCCCAAGGAGTTTGAACGGCTATTTGGTAAATCCGCAGACTCTTTTGAAAGACTGAAACTGGCACGTCAGAAAGCGGATGAGCATCAGATATATATTGTCCTGAAGGATCATCATACACAAATTATTACTCCTGATGGAAAAGTGTATTATAATACAACAGGAAATTCGGGACTGGCCAAGGGAGGAAGCGGAGATGTTCTTACAGGAATTCTTACCTCATTACTGGCACAAGGATATTCCGAAGAAGATGCCGCTGTTTTCGGGGTGTGGCTTCATGGAAAAGCAGCAGATTATGCGGCAGAAAGATATTCTAAAGAATCTATGCTTCCTACTGATCTCATTAATGAACTGGGAACAGTATTTGAGAAAATCAATAAAAAAACGGCAGTTAAGCTATAA
- the lgt gene encoding prolipoprotein diacylglyceryl transferase yields the protein MFIFAFGFGYLLMARIFKTDNVNLKYLEPLFTWTLIGTILGARLGHVIFYQPELFKEDFWSVFLPISTKNGLKFTGFSGLASHGATIALILTTLYYSFKIIRKNPFWVYDRLGIVVSLGGAFVRMGNFFNSEIVGKPVDPNSPFALLFPQQSSEYGLTVPRYPTQLFEAFGYICLFILLWILYKKTDKKYQQGWLFGLFFIILWAIRFFVEFLKEPQGDEFIQIGGLNTGQVLSIPFMLAGVVIMIMSKKFKITQEQNAKPE from the coding sequence ATGTTCATTTTTGCCTTTGGATTTGGTTATCTCCTGATGGCAAGAATCTTCAAAACTGATAATGTCAATTTAAAATATCTGGAACCATTATTTACATGGACGCTGATCGGAACTATTTTGGGTGCAAGGCTAGGCCACGTTATCTTTTATCAGCCTGAATTATTCAAGGAAGATTTCTGGAGTGTCTTTTTGCCAATAAGCACAAAAAACGGCCTGAAATTCACAGGTTTTTCAGGATTGGCAAGCCATGGAGCTACTATTGCTTTAATTCTTACAACTCTTTATTACTCGTTTAAGATCATCAGAAAAAACCCTTTCTGGGTATACGATAGATTAGGAATAGTGGTTTCTTTGGGAGGTGCCTTTGTAAGAATGGGGAACTTTTTCAATTCTGAAATTGTGGGAAAACCTGTAGACCCGAATTCCCCGTTTGCTTTACTTTTCCCACAGCAAAGCAGTGAATATGGTCTTACCGTACCTCGTTATCCTACCCAGCTTTTTGAAGCCTTCGGATATATTTGCCTGTTTATCCTGCTGTGGATCTTATACAAAAAGACAGATAAGAAATATCAGCAAGGCTGGTTATTTGGATTATTTTTCATTATTCTTTGGGCTATCAGATTCTTTGTAGAATTTTTAAAAGAGCCTCAGGGAGATGAATTTATCCAGATCGGAGGCTTGAATACCGGACAGGTACTTTCTATTCCTTTCATGCTTGCAGGAGTAGTGATCATGATTATGTCTAAAAAATTCAAAATTACTCAGGAACAAAACGCAAAACCTGAATAA
- the yidD gene encoding membrane protein insertion efficiency factor YidD, translating into MKLTVNKIITFPLVILVKFYQWFISPLLPKNCRYEPTCSHYMVESLQVHGIFKGLWLGIRRISKCHPWGGSGYDPVPPKK; encoded by the coding sequence TTGAAATTAACAGTCAACAAGATCATTACTTTTCCTTTGGTAATTTTAGTTAAATTTTACCAATGGTTTATCTCGCCCTTACTCCCTAAAAACTGTCGTTATGAACCTACATGCTCCCATTATATGGTAGAATCACTGCAGGTGCATGGTATTTTTAAAGGATTGTGGCTGGGTATCAGGAGAATTTCAAAATGTCATCCATGGGGAGGTAGCGGATATGATCCTGTTCCTCCAAAGAAATAA
- a CDS encoding replication-associated recombination protein A: protein MNQNIPLAEKLRPKTLDDVLGQEHLTGEKGTIRKMIENDTLNSLILWGPPGTGKTTLAEIISEKSGRKFYKLSAVSSGVKDVRDVIDEAKKQNLFSGKSPILFIDEIHRFNKSQQDSLLHAVEKGWIVLIGATTENPSFEVVSALLSRSQVYILKALSYEKLEELVDIALDRYNKDENTHLKIGEKGAFIQYSGGDARKLINSVELVLNQYKNTETTEVSNEDVLAVLQETMALYDKNGEQHYDIISAFIKSMRGGDPNGAVYWLARMIAGGEDIKFIARRMLILAAEDIGLANPNALVIANNCFQAVNVIGNPEARIILSETAVYLAVSPKSNSTYMAINNALALVKQTGNLPVPLHLRNAPTKLMKDLNYGKDYKYAHSYEGNFVDQDFLPEEIKDTRLYEPGDNATEKKIYEELRKKWNNKY, encoded by the coding sequence TTGAATCAAAATATTCCATTAGCTGAAAAATTAAGACCCAAAACCCTGGATGATGTTCTGGGGCAGGAGCATCTTACGGGTGAGAAGGGAACAATACGGAAGATGATTGAGAACGATACGCTCAATTCTCTTATTTTATGGGGGCCTCCAGGAACGGGGAAGACAACATTGGCAGAAATTATTTCTGAAAAATCCGGAAGAAAGTTCTATAAACTTTCTGCGGTTTCTTCGGGTGTAAAAGATGTTCGCGATGTCATTGATGAAGCAAAAAAACAGAATCTATTTTCAGGAAAATCGCCAATCCTATTTATTGATGAAATTCACCGCTTTAATAAGTCGCAGCAAGATTCATTGCTTCACGCAGTAGAAAAAGGATGGATCGTTCTGATAGGTGCAACCACGGAAAATCCAAGTTTCGAGGTAGTTTCAGCCTTGCTTTCAAGGAGTCAGGTGTATATCCTGAAAGCTTTAAGCTATGAAAAACTGGAAGAACTGGTGGACATTGCTCTCGACAGGTACAATAAAGACGAGAATACCCATTTAAAAATTGGAGAAAAAGGTGCATTTATACAATATTCGGGTGGTGATGCCAGAAAACTTATCAATTCTGTTGAGTTGGTTCTCAATCAATATAAAAATACAGAGACAACTGAGGTTTCCAATGAAGATGTTCTTGCCGTCCTTCAGGAAACAATGGCTTTATATGATAAAAACGGAGAACAGCACTACGATATTATTTCTGCATTTATTAAATCCATGCGGGGAGGTGACCCCAATGGTGCGGTATATTGGCTGGCAAGAATGATCGCTGGGGGAGAAGATATTAAATTTATTGCGAGAAGGATGCTTATTCTTGCGGCTGAGGATATTGGATTGGCAAATCCGAATGCTTTGGTTATTGCTAATAATTGTTTTCAGGCTGTCAACGTAATCGGTAATCCCGAAGCCCGGATTATTTTAAGTGAAACTGCAGTGTATCTGGCAGTATCTCCTAAAAGTAATTCTACTTATATGGCTATTAATAATGCATTGGCATTAGTAAAACAAACAGGTAATCTTCCTGTACCCCTTCATCTCAGAAACGCTCCGACAAAACTAATGAAGGATCTTAATTATGGCAAAGACTACAAATATGCACATTCTTATGAAGGAAACTTTGTAGACCAGGATTTCCTTCCTGAAGAAATTAAAGACACCAGGCTTTATGAGCCGGGAGATAATGCCACTGAGAAAAAGATCTATGAAGAACTCAGAAAAAAATGGAATAATAAATATTAG